A genomic stretch from Falco cherrug isolate bFalChe1 chromosome 1, bFalChe1.pri, whole genome shotgun sequence includes:
- the PROCA1 gene encoding protein PROCA1 isoform X2, which yields MGWAKRSIRGSGQGPRGASFSRRGPLRGRGPCGGRCVTGRAPWGRSVTGPGTSPHRLPQQRGPAPPRGNPPPAGCGAGMRRGSGQRLQHRDSPHGAEPSRAVPSRAVPCRAVPCRVEPPRVGGLCRAIRRPHRGQRRGAMCAPGLLSHLLLLLLLLLPLPLAALPGAAPGTGAGPPARTRARRGLTYPGTLWCGAGSNADAYEQLGEHQDTDRCCRDHDHCQHVIHPFTARYGYRNLRWHTISHCDCDRRLKECLRQVNDTASRVVGQAFFNVIQVPCFEFAYKEECVEPYLYVWCRAYNTVAIAVPREPVLYEFGGELIDRAARPAGVPLSPPWSSVGGGAIPAEHHVPARPPSSRKAAKKERKGKKKDKKKKGKGQVPRAPLPRLGEAANAVLSDAPAWEDLGRGPVLATPSPVSTASGKRRRKERNRKKRLKSKAEGQPA from the exons ATGGGATGGGCTAAGAGGAGCATCCGTGGGTCGGGACAGGGGCCGCGGGGAGCATCCTTCTCCCGTCGGGGGCCACTCCGGGGTCGGGGGCCATGCGGGGGCCGGTGCGTCACGGGGCGGGCGCCTTGGGGCCGGAGCGTTACCGGTCCCGGCACATCACCCCACCGGCTGCCACAGCAACGGGGCCCGGCCCCACCGAGGGGTAACCCCCCCCCCGCGGGATGCGGGGCCGGGATGCGCCGCGGCTCCGGGCAGCGGCTCCAGCACCGGGACTCTCCGCACggtgccgagccgagccgtgccgtgccgagccgtgctgtgccgtgccgtgccgtgccgtgccgagtCGAGCCGCCCCGCGTGGGCGGGCTGTGCCGTGCTATAAGGCGGCCCCaccgcgggcagcggcgcggtGCCATGTGCGCCCCGGGGCTGCtcagccacctcctcctcctcctcctcctcctgctcccgctGCCGCTGGCAGCCCTCCCCGGAGCGGCCCCCGGCACCGGAGCGGGTCCGCCGGCACGGACACGGGCCCGCCGAGGGCTCACCTACCCCGGGACGCTGTGGTGCGGTGCAGGCAGCAATGCGGATGCCTACGAGCAGCTGG GGGAGCACCAGGACACAGACCGGTGCTGCCGGGACCATGACCACTGCCAGCACGTCATCCACCCCTTCACCGCCCGCTATGGGTACCGCAACCTGCGCTGGCACACCATCAGCCACTGCGACTGCGACCGCAG GTTGAAGGAGTGCCTGCGGCAGGTGAACGACACGGCCTCGCGGGTGGTGGGCCAGGCCTTCTTCAACGTCATCCAGGTGCCCTGCTTCGAGTTTGCCTATAAGGAGGAGTGCGTGGAGCCCTACCTCTACGTCTG GTGCAGGGCGTACAACACGGTGGCCATTGCGGTCCCCAGGGAGCCAGTGCTGTATGAGTTTGGGGGGGAGCTCATTGACCGGGCAGCGAGGCCCGCAGGGGTCCCGCTGAGCCCCCCATGGAGCAGCGTGGGTGGAGGAGCCATCCCAGCGGAGCATCACGTGCCCGCCCGCCCACCATCCTCCCGCAAGGCAGCcaagaaagagaggaaggggaagaagaaagacaagaaaaagaaggggaaag GCCAGGTCCCACGGGCCCCGCTGCCGCGCTTGGGGGAAGCAGCCAACGCCGTCCTGAGTGATGCTCCGGCCTGGGAGGACTTGGGCAGGGGGCCAGTGCTGGCCACCCCCTCCCCGGTCTCCACTGCCAGcgggaagaggaggaggaaggagagaaacagaaagaagaggctgaaaagcaaagctgagggGCAGCCTGCCTGA
- the PROCA1 gene encoding protein PROCA1 isoform X1, translating into MGWAKRSIRGSGQGPRGASFSRRGPLRGRGPCGGRCVTGRAPWGRSVTGPGTSPHRLPQQRGPAPPRGNPPPAGCGAGMRRGSGQRLQHRDSPHGAEPSRAVPSRAVPCRAVPCRVEPPRVGGLCRAIRRPHRGQRRGAMCAPGLLSHLLLLLLLLLPLPLAALPGAAPGTGAGPPARTRARRGLTYPGTLWCGAGSNADAYEQLGEHQDTDRCCRDHDHCQHVIHPFTARYGYRNLRWHTISHCDCDRRLKECLRQVNDTASRVVGQAFFNVIQVPCFEFAYKEECVEPYLYVWCRAYNTVAIAVPREPVLYEFGGELIDRAARPAGVPLSPPWSSVGGGAIPAEHHVPARPPSSRKAAKKERKGKKKDKKKKGKGQKKKNPSKNGELSCSSATAPAHPTAGQVPRAPLPRLGEAANAVLSDAPAWEDLGRGPVLATPSPVSTASGKRRRKERNRKKRLKSKAEGQPA; encoded by the exons ATGGGATGGGCTAAGAGGAGCATCCGTGGGTCGGGACAGGGGCCGCGGGGAGCATCCTTCTCCCGTCGGGGGCCACTCCGGGGTCGGGGGCCATGCGGGGGCCGGTGCGTCACGGGGCGGGCGCCTTGGGGCCGGAGCGTTACCGGTCCCGGCACATCACCCCACCGGCTGCCACAGCAACGGGGCCCGGCCCCACCGAGGGGTAACCCCCCCCCCGCGGGATGCGGGGCCGGGATGCGCCGCGGCTCCGGGCAGCGGCTCCAGCACCGGGACTCTCCGCACggtgccgagccgagccgtgccgtgccgagccgtgctgtgccgtgccgtgccgtgccgtgccgagtCGAGCCGCCCCGCGTGGGCGGGCTGTGCCGTGCTATAAGGCGGCCCCaccgcgggcagcggcgcggtGCCATGTGCGCCCCGGGGCTGCtcagccacctcctcctcctcctcctcctcctgctcccgctGCCGCTGGCAGCCCTCCCCGGAGCGGCCCCCGGCACCGGAGCGGGTCCGCCGGCACGGACACGGGCCCGCCGAGGGCTCACCTACCCCGGGACGCTGTGGTGCGGTGCAGGCAGCAATGCGGATGCCTACGAGCAGCTGG GGGAGCACCAGGACACAGACCGGTGCTGCCGGGACCATGACCACTGCCAGCACGTCATCCACCCCTTCACCGCCCGCTATGGGTACCGCAACCTGCGCTGGCACACCATCAGCCACTGCGACTGCGACCGCAG GTTGAAGGAGTGCCTGCGGCAGGTGAACGACACGGCCTCGCGGGTGGTGGGCCAGGCCTTCTTCAACGTCATCCAGGTGCCCTGCTTCGAGTTTGCCTATAAGGAGGAGTGCGTGGAGCCCTACCTCTACGTCTG GTGCAGGGCGTACAACACGGTGGCCATTGCGGTCCCCAGGGAGCCAGTGCTGTATGAGTTTGGGGGGGAGCTCATTGACCGGGCAGCGAGGCCCGCAGGGGTCCCGCTGAGCCCCCCATGGAGCAGCGTGGGTGGAGGAGCCATCCCAGCGGAGCATCACGTGCCCGCCCGCCCACCATCCTCCCGCAAGGCAGCcaagaaagagaggaaggggaagaagaaagacaagaaaaagaaggggaaaggtcagaaaaagaaaaacccttcCAAAAACGGAGAGCTGAGCTGTTCTTCAGCCACTGCCCCTGCTCATCCCACTGCAGGCCAGGTCCCACGGGCCCCGCTGCCGCGCTTGGGGGAAGCAGCCAACGCCGTCCTGAGTGATGCTCCGGCCTGGGAGGACTTGGGCAGGGGGCCAGTGCTGGCCACCCCCTCCCCGGTCTCCACTGCCAGcgggaagaggaggaggaaggagagaaacagaaagaagaggctgaaaagcaaagctgagggGCAGCCTGCCTGA
- the LOC106631228 gene encoding adenine phosphoribosyltransferase-like: MDLCHVPVTREKGWYLALMAPNVKGPNYAWLDPSRLYCHPQGLQDCVTDLLQPFQGDAIDMVAGIDAMGFILGAAAAAVLQKGFLAIRKAGHLCVQTLAQPYTDYSGREKVMEVRTDAISLGLRILLVDQWVETGGTMRAAIQLVEQQGGVVAGVAAICIEDSEGGRWIQEHYKCAHCVPPHLQPRFNSHQLSWD, translated from the exons ATGGACCTGTGCCACGTCCCTGTCACCCGGGAGAAGGGCTGGTACCTGGCACTGATGGCCCCAAACGTCAAGGGTCCCAACTATGCCTGGCTGGACCCCTCCCGGCTCTACTGCCACCCGCAA GGCTTGCAGGACTGTGTGACCGacctgctgcagcccttccaGGGAGACGCCATCGACATGGTGGCTGGCATCGATGCCATGGGCTTCATCCTGG gtgctgccgctgctgccgtGCTGCAGAAAGGCTTCCTGGCCATCCGCAAAGCCGGGCATCTTTGCGTGCAGACGCTGGCGCAGCCCTACACTGACTACTCGGGCCGAGAGAAGGTGATGGAGGTCCGCACCGACGCCATCTCACTCG gtCTGCGCATCCTCCTTGTGGACCAGTGGGTTGAAACTGGGGGCACCATGAGAGCGGCCATCCAACTGGTGGAGCAGCAAGGGGGGGTCGTGGCAG GTGTCGCCGCCATCTGCATCGAGGACAGCGAGGGCGGGCGGTGGATCCAGGAGCACTACAAGTGTGCCCACTGCGTCCCCCCACACCTGCAGCCCCGCTTCAACAGccaccagctcagctgggaCTGA